TGCCGGCAGGCCGCCGTTGCCGAGCTTCTGCTTGGCCTCGGCGAGTTCGGACGCAGTGGCGTAGGGCCCCATGCGCACGCGGTACATGGTGCGGCCGTCGATCTGCGCGGGCTCGACGCGCGCGCTGAGGCCCAGCAGCGCGATGCGCGCCTTCAGCGCGTCGGCATCGCCGCTGCTGCCGAACGAGCCCGCCTGGAGGATGTAGCGGACCCCATCGGCGGCGGCGGTCGGTGTGGCGGCGGGGCTGGCCGCGGCCGGGGCAGCCGCGTTGGCGGCGGGCTTCGGCTGCGCGGCGGCGACCGGCGCGGGATCGGCGGCGTCGGGGTTGGGCGCCTGCGCCCGGTCCGGCTGCTGGCCGGCCTTGCGCGCCTGGTCGAGCAGCGCCTGCTGGCGCTGCTGTTCGGCGCGCGCGCTGGCCGCGAGTTCGGCGTCGGTCATGGCGACCTCCTGGCCCGGCAGCAGGGTATAGAAGTCGTACTTCGTCTCCGCCGCCTCGGGCTCCGCCGCGGGCGCGGCACGCCGGCCGGCCGGGGCCGGCGTGTCGGCGGCGACGCTGTCGTCGGCGCCCGAGGTCGCGGGCGCGGGACGTGCGTCGGGATTGGGCCGAGGGCGGAAGAAGCCGTCCTCGCCTTCGGAGCGCAGCAGCTTGGGTGCCGCCATCACCGCCACGATGGTCAGCAGCACGCCGATGATCATCCATGCCCAGCCGGGGAGCGACGCGTTGCCGCCACCGCTGCGACGGGCCTGGGACTTGCCACGCTTGACTGCCACTTACATCGCCTCCGGGGCCTGCACGCCCAGCACGTCGAGTCCGTTCGCCAGCACCTGGCGGGTCGCCAGCGCGAGCGCCAGGCGGCCATCGCGCAGGTCGCCGTCGTCGACCAGGAACTGGTGATCGTTGTAATACGTCTGGAACGCCTGTGCCAGTTCGAGCAGGTACTGCGCCACCAGGTGCGGCTCGAGCAGTTGCCCGGCCACGGCCAGGAGCTCCGGCCAGCGCGAGATCGCGGTGATGAGCGCGTGCGTGGCGGCGCTGTCGAGATCGAGAGGCTGCGCCAGGCCGTTGTCGAGGTTGAACGCCATGCCGCGCTCGTCGAGCTGGCGCAGCAGGCCGCAGATGCGCGCGTGCGAGAGCTGCACGTAGTACACCGGGTTGTCGAGCGACTGGCTGCGGGCCAGGTCGATGTCGAACACCAGCTGCGAGTCCGGCTTGCGCGCCACCAGGAACCAGCGCGTGGCGTCGCGCCCGGCTTCGTCGATCAGGTCGCGCAGCGTGAGGTAGCTGCCGGCGCGCTTGCTCAGCTTCACTTCTTCGCCGCCGCGCATCACGGTGACCATCTGGTGCAGCACGTACTCGGGATAGCCCTGCGGGATGCCGGCATCGAGCGCCTGCAATCCGGCCTTCACCCGCGCGAGCGAACCGTGGTGGTCGGCGCCGAGTTCGGTGATGGCGCGCTCGTAGCCGCGCTGCCACTTGCCGAGGTGGTAGGCGACGTCGGGCACGAAGTAGGTATAGGTGCCGTCGGACTTGCGCATCACGCGGTCCTTGTCGTCACCGAAATCGGTGCTGCGCAGCCACAGCGCGCCGCCGTCCTCGTACGTGTGGCCGGCCGCCACCAGCGCGGCCACGGTCTCCTCGACCTTGCCGTCGGCATACAGCGACGACTCGAGGAAATACACGTCGAAGTCGACGCCGAACGCGGCAAGGTCGCCGTGCTGCTCCTTGCGCAGCCAGGCCACGGCGAAGCGGCGGATGGCGTCGAAGTCGTCGGCGTCGCCGCTGCCGGTGACCACGTGGTCTTCGACATCGACGCTGGCGCGGTCGAGGAAGGCGCGGGCGACGTCGGCGATGTAGTCGCCGCGGTAGCCGGCCTCGGGCCAGCCCGCGTCGTCGGGCGTGAGCCCCTTGGCGCGCGCCTGCACCGAGTGCGCGAGGTTCTCGATCTGCACGCCGGCGTCGTTGTAGTAGTACTCGCGCGCCACCTTCCAGCCGTTGGCGTCGAGCACGCGCGCGATGCAGTCGCCGATCACCGCCGCGCGGCCGTGGCCGACGTGCAGCGGGCCGGTGGGATTGGCCGAGACATATTCCACGCCGGCCACGCGGCCCGCGCCGCTGTCATTCCGGCCGTAGGTGCTGCCTTGCGCATGCACCTCGCGCAGCTGGCGCTGCCAGGCGTCGGGCGCGAGGCGGAAGTTGAGGAAACCCGGGCCGGCGATCTCGACCGCGGCGATATCGCCGCCGGTGGGAATGGCCTCGGCCAGCGCCTGCGCGATCGCGCGCGGATTGCTGCGCGCGGGCTTGGCCAGCACCATCGCCGCGTTGCTCGAGAAGTCGCCGTGCGTGCGGTCCTTGGGCCGCTCGATCACGAATGCGGGCGTGACCAGGTCGGCAGGCAGGGTGCCGCGTTCGCGGAGGATGGCGATGCCCTGGTCGACCAGGGCCTGGAGCTTGGATTTCACGGGGGCGGGCAGCAGGGCAAACGGCCGGCCATTGTACGCGAGCGCCCGGGCGCGGCCGGCCGTGCTTGTGCAGGCCCGGCGCGGCTGCCGCGGGGGGTCAGACCCAGCCGCGCGCCGCCAGCGACACCGGCGCGCCGTCACCGATCACGAAATGGTCGAGCAGGCGCACGTCCACCAGGCGCAAGGCCTGCTTGAGCTGGGAGGTGACCGCGCGGTCGGCGGCACTGGGCTCCGCGCTGCCGCTGGGGTGGTTGTGGCCGACGATTACCGCCGCCGCGTTGTGCGCCAGCGCGCGGCGCACGACCTCGCGCGGGTGCACCTCGGCGCCGTCGACGGTGCCGCGGAACAGCTCCTCGAACGCCAGCGCGCGGTGCCGCGTGTCCAGGAACAGGGCCGCGAACACCTCGCTGGCATGCCCGCGCAGGCGCTGCGCGAAGTAGCGCCCGGCGGCCTGCGGATCGGTGAGCGCCTCGCCGCGCTCCAGGCCCGCAGCCAGGTAGCGCCCGCACAGCTCCAGCGCCGCGGCCAGCTGGCAGGCACTGGCGGGTCCCAGGCCGGGCAGCTTCACCAGCTCGGTGGCCGGCCGCTCCAGCAGCCGGCGCAGCGGGCCGTGGCCCGCCAGCAGCTGGCGCGCGGTGGCCACCGCGTCCAGGCCGCGCACACCGGAGCCGAGGAACAGCGCCAGCAGCTCGGCGTCGGAAAGTACCGCCGCGCCGCGGGCCAGCAGTTTCTCGCGCGGACGCTCGCCGCTGGGCCAGTCGCGGATGTGCATGGGCGTTGCCTCGGAGGATGGTCGTCGGCCGCCGGCGCGGCTGCGGCAGGGGTGGACCGCGGCGGGCAGTGACCGGGGGGTCCGTGCCGACGGCCGACGTGGGGTCATTGCACGCCATCGCGCCCGTTGCCGCCGCCGGCCGGCCATGGTGCTTCGGGTAAGCTGTCCGACCGCTGCCGCGTCAGGACACTCCGAAGGCTGCATGAGCACCGCGACCGCCAATCTCCACGGCCAGCGCATCCTGCTGTGTGTCTGCGGCGGCATCGCCGCCTACAAGGCTGCCGATCTCGTGCGCCGGCTGCGCGACGCCGGCGCCACGGTGCGCGTGGCGATGACCGAAAACGCCGCGCACTTCGTCGGCGCCACCACCTTCCAGGCGCTGTCCGGCGAGACCGTGCGCACCTCGCTGTGGGATCCGGCGGCCGAAGCCGCGATGGGGCATATCGAACTCGCGCGCTGGGCCACCCGCGTGCTGGTGGCGCCGGCGACCGCCAACACCCTCGCCCGGCTTGCACACGGCTTTGCCGACGACCTGGTGACCACGCTGTGCCTGGCCACCACCGCGCCGCTCACGCTGGCGCCGGCCATGAACCATCGCATGTGGCTGCACCCGGCCACGCAGGCCAACATGGCGCTGCTGCGCGAGCGCGGCGCGCAGGTTGTCGGCCCCGCCGATGGGCCGCTGGCCGAAGGCGAATCCGGCCCCGGGCGGATGAGCGAGCCGCTGGAGATCGTCGCCGCGCTGGCGGCCAACGCGTGAGCCCGGCGTCGCTCCGCGGGGTGCGCATCGTGGTCAGCGCCGGCCCGACGTTCGAAGACATCGATCCGGTGCGTTTCATCGGCAACCGCAGCAGCGGAAAGACCGGCTTCGCGATCGCCGCCGAGGCCGCGCGTCGCGGTGCCGATGTCGTGCTGGTGGCCGGCCCGGTGGCGCTCGCGACGCCGGATGGCGTGGCGCGCCTCGACGTGCGCTCCGCCGCGCAGATGCATGCGGCGGTGATGGCCGCGCTGCCGGCCGACGTGTACATCGGTGCCGCGGCGGTGGCGGATTTCACTCCAGCGCGCGTGGCCGCCGGCAAGATCAAGAAGCAGCCCGGCCACGACGGCCTCGTGCTGGAGCTCGAGCGCACCGCCGACATCCTCGCCGACGTCGCCGCGCATGCGGCGCGGCCGCGCCTGGTGGTCGGCTTCGCCGCCGAGACCGATGACGTCGAACGCAACGCGCGCGACAAGCTTGCCCGCAAGCGCGTCGACCTCATCGCCGGCAATCGCGTCGGCGTGGCCGGCAGCGGCTTCGAGGCCGACGACAACACACTGCACCTCTACTGGCCGGGCGGCGAACGCACGCTCGGGCCGGCCCCGAAAATCGACCTCGCCGCATCCCTGCTCGACGTGATCGTCGAGCGGCTCGGATGATCCCGCCACCACGCACCCGCCGCCGACGGAACCCCATGCAGCACACGCTTGAAGTGAAGATCCTCGACCCGCGCATCGGCGATGCGTGGCCGCTGCCGGCGTACGCCACCGACGGCAGCGCCGGCATGGACCTGCGTGCGGTCATCGATGCGCCGCTGCTGCTGGCCGCCGGTGCGAGCGCGCTGGTGCCGAGCGGGATCGCGATCCACATCGCCGACGCGCAGCTGTGTGCGATGGTGTTGCCGCGCTCCGGGCTGGGCCACAAGCACGGGCTGGTGCTGGGCAACGGGACCGGCCTGATCGACGCCGATTACCAGGGGCCGCTGATGGTCAGCCTGTGGAACCGCTCCGGCGATGCCTACACGGTGCAGCCCGGCGACCGCATCGCGCAGCTGGTGCTGGTACCGGTGGTGCGTGCGCAGCTGCAGGTAGTGGATACTTTCGAACACAGCGTGCGCGGTGCCGGCGGCTTCGGCCACACCGGCACGCGCTGACCGGGGAAGGGAAGACGATGTCCGAGAACGAACCGAACAAGGCGCGCGTGCTGCTGGCGCAATCCAGGCCGTGGCTGCCGGCCGCCGCCGTGGTGCTGGTGCTGATCGCGCTGTGGCTGGCGTGGGCCGGCTGGCGGCAGACGGTCGATGACGGGCGCCGCAGCGCGCTGTCCAGCAACCGCGACACGGCGGTGCAGCTGACCGCGCGCACCCTCAAGGGTGAGCTCGAGCGGTTGGACGAGCGCATGGCCTCGGCGCCGGTGCAGGCGGCGCTGGCCGCCGGCGACCTGGACGCGGCCGGCGCCGCGCTGGGCCGCGACTGGCCGCACGTCGAACACGTGGAGGTGCTGCCGACCGACCTCGTCGAACCCTATGCCGGTCTCGCCGACGGAGGCTACGGCCGCGTCGCGGTGGCCGAGGCCGCATTGTCCGAGGGCAAGCCGGTGCTGTGGATCGTGCGTGACGGTGACGGCGCCCGCGTGGCGCTGGCAGCGCCCGCCCGTGCCGGAGACGCGGTGGTCGGCGTGGCCTACGTGCGCCTGCCGCTGGCGCGTGCCACCGCCGGCCTGGAGTCGGTGGAGGTGCCGGCGTCGACGTACCTCGCCCTGCGCCAGGGTGGCTTCAATCTCGTCGAGCGTGGCGATGCCGCCTACGCCGAGGCCGCCGAGCGCATGGCCGTGCCGGTGCCCGGTACCGGCCTGCGCATCGCCGCCGGCGTGCCGGCGCGCGCGACCACGCCGTTCGGGCTGTCCGCGATCCCGGCATTCGTGGTCGCCACGCTGTTGCTGCTGCTGGCCTATCTCACCTGGCGCCTGCCAGCGCGGATCAGCGATCCACGCGTGGTCGACCACGACGATGCACCGACGCTCGAACAGGCGCTGGTGGCCGAGCCCGGTGCCGTCGATGCCGGCGTCCCCGATGGCGCCGCACGCATCGCGGTGCGCGACGCGCCGAAGGCGGCGCCGGTGATGATCGACCCGGGCATCTTCCGCGCCTACGACATCCGCGGCATCGTCGGCCAGTCGCTGGATATCGGCGTGGCCGAGCTCATCGGCCATTCGATCGGCTCGCTGATGCACGACAAGGGTCTGAAGGACATCGTGATCGGCCGTGACGGCCGCCTCTCCGGTCCGGACATGGTGGCGGGCCTGACCGCCGGCCTGCGCAAGGCGGGGCGCGAGGTGATCGACATCGGCATGGCGCCGACGCCGGTGGTGTACTTCGGTGCCTACCACCTGCGCACCGGCTGCTGCGTGTCGATCACCGGCAGCCACAACCCGCCGGACTACAACGGCTTCAAGATCGTGATCGGAGGCGAGACCCTGTACGGCGATGCCATCACCGACCTCCATGCGCGCATCGCCGACGACCGCCTGCACACCGCGGCACAGCCGGGTGGCGTGACCGAACGCGACATTTCCGACGACTACGTCGAGCGCATCGCGTCCGACGTGCAGGTGGACCGCCCGATCAAGGTGGTGGTGGATGCCGGCAACGGCGTGGCTGGCGAGATCGGCCCGCGAGTGCTGGAAGCGATCGGCGCGACCGTGGAGCCGCTGTACTGCGAGATCGACGGCACCTTCCCCAACCACCATCCGGATCCGAGCGAGCCGCACAACCTGGTCGACCTGATCGACATGGTGAAGCGCTTCGACGCCGACCTCGGCATCGCCTTCGACGGCGACGGCGACCGCCTGGGCGTGGTGACGCGCGAGGGCGACAACATCTTCGCCGACCGCCTGCTGATGCTGTTCGCCGCCGACGTGCTGGAACGCAACCCGGGCGCGGTGATCGTGTACGACGTGAAGTGCACCGGCCGCCTGCAGAGCCACATCCTGCGCCACGGCGGCAGCCCGCTGATGTGGAAGACCGGGCATTCGCTGATCAAGGCGAAGATGCGCGAGACCGAGGCGGAGCTGGCCGGCGAGATGAGCGGGCACTTCTTCTTCGGCGAGCGCTGGTACGGCTTCGACGACGGCATCTACGCCGCGGCGCGCCTGCTCGAGATCCTGGCCGCGCGCCCGGAAACGCCGAGCGAGGTGCTCAACGCACTGCCGACCGGCATCGCCACGGCCGAGATCAAGGTCGATGCGCCGCATGGCAACCCGCACGCGTTCGTCGAGCGGTTCGTGGCCGAGGCGCGGTTCGAGGGCGGTGCGCGGCCCTCGACCATCGACGGCCTGCGCGTGGACTGGGCGGATGGCTGGGGCCTGGTGCGCGCATCCAACACCACGCCGGTGCTGGTGCTGCGCTTCGACGCCGACAGCGAAGAGGCCCTGCACCGCATCCGCGAGGACTTCCGTGCGCAGCTGCTGGCGATCGACCCGGACCTGCCGCTTCCGTTCTGATCGCGACGCCTTCCCCCGCAACGCGGGGGAAGGTCAACCGCCCTTCATCGCCCGGTAGCGGCCCAGCGCGTCGTCGAGGTCGCTGCCCAGCGACGCGCGGTCGGCCAGCTGCTTCACCTGGGTGGCCTGCTGGCGCAGCAGGTCGGCGTGCTGGGTCTGGATGCTCTCGGCCAGCACCTTGCCCACGGGCTTGGCATGCAGTTCGAGCTCGGCGGCCTGGCGGAGCAGGTTGAGCAGGCTCTGTCGCAGGTTGGTCATGCCCAGCTGCGAGGTCTTCAGCGCCTCCTCCACCAGGATGATGCGCTCGCCGTAGGCGCGGCGCAGGTCGTCTTCGGTGGCATACGACTCGACCATGGCGAGGTCGCGCCGCTGGCGCGCGGCCTCGGCCTCTGCGTCATCGGCCGCCTGCCGCGCGGCGGCCGCGGCGGCCGCGCGTTCGTCGGGCTCGAGCGCACGCGGCACGGCGCCGGTGCGCAGGCCGCTGCGGGCGTTGATCTCGGTGCGGGCGCGGTCGAGGGCGCTGGTTGGCAGCGTGTCGCCGCAGACCTGCACGCCTCCTTCGTCCCAGCAGTACAGTTTCTTGTCAGCGCCCGTGGGAGCGGCCTTTTTTTGCGCGGCGGTGGCCAGCGGCAGCAGCGCGAGCAGCGCTGCGGCAAGGCATGTGGTGGTGGTCTTCATCGTGTCCGTCCCCCCGGTCGGCCGAATCAGGTGGTCGCGCTGCCGTAGCGCGCGCGGTAGGCCAGCAGGCGCCCGCGTTCGGCTGACAGTTTCGCGTTTTCGCCGGTGAACGCAAGCAGGTCCGCGAAGCCGGCGATGGCGACCACCGGCACACTTTCGTTGGCGGCGACCAGCTCGGCCGCTGAGCGCCGGTCGCCGGATTCGTCGAGGACCTCTTGGCGGTCCAGGGCGATGGCCACGCCGACCGGGGTGCCGCCGCCGGCGCGGATCAGCGCCAACGCCTCGCGCACCGCGGTGCCGGCGGTGAGCACGTCGTCGACCACCAGCACGCGCTTGCCGTCGAGCGCCGCGCCGACCAGGGTCCCGCCCTCGCCGTGGTCCTTGGCTTCCTTGCGGTTGTAGGCCAGCGGCAGGTCGCGGCCGCGGCGGGCGTACTCGCAGGCCAGCGCGGTGGCCAACGGGATTCCCTTGTATGCGGGGCCGAACAGCAGGTCGAAGTCGATCCCCGCGGCGTCGATGGCATCGGCATAGCAGCCGGCCAGCGTCGCCAATGCCGTGCCGCTGTCGAAGCGCCCGGCATTGAAGAAATACGGGCTCACCCGCCCGGACTTCAGCGTGAACCCGCCGAAGCGCAGGGCATCGGCGTCGAGCGCCAGCTGCAGGAACCGGGAGCGGTGGTCGGACATGGCGTGGCGGGAGCGATCGCGACGGGAATGCCATGGTAACAACCCGCACGGCGCCGACGATGCGGCCGGCGGTGCGCTAACCTTGCGCGGCGGCGGGCCTGGTCCCGCCGCATCCGTCATCCGCACCGGCACGCCATGCGCATCATCAGTTTCAACGCCAACGGCCTGCGTTCGGCCGCCAGGAAAGGCTTCTTCGAGTGGTTCGCCGCACAGGACGCCGACGTCCTCTGCGTGCAGGAGACCAAGGCCCAGGAGCACCAGCTCGCCGGTCCGGAGTTCCTGCCGCCCGGCTACAAGGCCTGGTTCCGCGACGCGACCACGAAGAAGGGCTACAGCGGCGTGGCCATCTACAGCCGCCAGGAGCCCGACGAAGTGCGCACCGCGCTCGGCTGGGCGCCGTTCGACGACGAAGGCCGCTACATCGAGGCGCGTTTCGGCAACCTCAGCGTGGTGTCGTTCTACATTCCGTCGGGGTCGTCCGGCGAGCTGCGCCAGGGCTTCAAGTTCGAGGTCATGGACTGGCTCAAACCGATCCTCGACGAATGGCTGGCCAGCGGCCGCGACTACGTGCTGTGCGGCGACTGGAACATCGTGCGCAGCCGCAACGACATCAGGAACTGGACCAGCAACCAGAAGAACTCGGGGTGCCTGCCGCCCGAGCGCGCGTGGCTCAACGGCATGGTGGCCGACGCCTGCGGCGACGGCCTCTGCGAGGCGCCGGCGAACGGCTGGCGCGACGCCCTGCGCGTGCTGCGGCCCGAAGAGGCCGAATACACCTGGTGGAGCAACCGCGGCGCGGCGCGCGCCAACAACGTCGGCTGGCGCATCGACTACCAGTTCGTGACGCCCGCGCTGGCCGGGCGCGTCGCCGCCTGCAGCGTGCATGCCGAGCCGCGCTTCTCCGACCATGCGCCGCTGATCGTGGACTACCGCGCATGAGCACCGCGGCCGCGGACACGCCCGCCGCCGGCACGACCAAGCCTTCGATCTGGCGTGCGTTCGCGCAGCCGTCGGCGTGGACGATGTTCTTCTTCGGCTTCGCATCCGGGCTGCCGTTCCTGCTGGTGGCCGGCACGCTGGCGTACTGGCTGCGCGAGGGCGGCATCGAGCTGCGCGAGATCACCATGATCGCCAGCGCCGGCATGGCCTACTCGTTCAAGTTCCTGTGGGCGCCGCTGGTCGACCGCTGGCGGCTGCCGCTGCTCGGCCGCCTTGGCCAGCGCCGCGGCTGGCTGCTGCTGGCGATGCTGCTGGTGATGGTGGGCCTGGTGGCGATGTCGGTGTTCACGCCCGAGCGGCTGGCGCCGTTCGTGGCGCTGACCCTGGCGGTGGCGCTCGCCGGCGCCACGCTCGACATCGCCGTGGACGCGTACCGCGTCGAGATCGCGCCGCCGTCGCAGCAGGGCGCGCTGGTGGCGACCTATTCGCTGGGCTACCGCATCGCGCTGATCGTCACCGGTGCACTGGCGCTGGTGCTGGCCGACCACACCATCTGGCCGAACGTGTACCGCGCGATGGCCGCCTGCATGCTGGTTCCGGTGGTGGCCTGCCTGCTGGCGCCCGAGCCCGAGGTGCTGCGCGCGCGCACCCATGGCTGGGCGGCCGGCCTGCGCGAGGGCGTGGTGGAGCCGTTCGCGGATTTCTTCCGCCGCTTCGGCGGCCGCATCGGCGTGGTGCTGCTGCTGTTCATCCTGTCGATGAAGATCTCCGACCAGGCGCTGATCGGCGGCATCATCGGGCCGTTCTACCTCGACCAGGGCTTCAGCAAGACCGAGATCGCCGCGGTCACCAAGGTCTACGGCATCTGGATCGGCATCGTCGGAGTGTTCCTCGGCGGCGTGGCGGTCGCGCGCTGGGGCGTGCAGTGGCCGCTGCTGGTGGCGATCGTGCTCGGCGCGGCCAGCAACCTGCTGTACCTGGCGCTGATCGGCGCCAACGGCGACATCGGCATGCTGACCCTGGTGATCTCCGGCGAAAACCTGGCGCAGGGCTTCCTGGGCACCGCGGCGGTGGCGTACCTGTCGGCGCTGGTCAACCAGCGCTACACGGCCACCCAGTACGCGCTGTTCTCGTCGCTGATCATGCTGCCCGGCAAGGTGCTGGGCTTCTACGCCGGCGCGATCGTGGAAGCCAACGAAGGCTATGGCGCGTACTTCGTGCTGTCGGCGGTGCTGGCGCTGCCGGCGGTGGGCCTGTTCTTCTGGCTGCGCCGGCGCGTGCCGCTGGCCGCGGCCGACGACCGGCTCGCGGCGGACGCTGCCGCGCAATGAGCGGCCGCACGGCCGGCGCTTGCGGCGGTCCGCGCAAGCGGGTATCACAATGGCGCCGCGCCGAAACGCAGGCCGCAGGATCCAGGCCATGAAAGACATCGTGCTCAAGGACATCGACGAGATCCTCCTCGACCGCATCAGCCGTGTCGCCGATCGCCGAGGCTGGACGCTGTCGCGCACCCTGCTGCACCTGCTGGAGCAGGGGCTGTTCGCGATCGAGGGCGACGGCAAGCTGTCCTTCGACAACTCCGAGGCGGACGTGCTGCAGCAGGCGATCGCGGCGCTGGAGGGCGTGCCCGACGGGGTGTATTCGCTGATCGGACAGTTGCCGCCGGATGCCGGCGGCCAGGCGCCGGACCCCGGGCGGAGCGACTAGCCGGGCGCACGCGATACCGGCACCGGGCGGCGCGCGCGCGGCGCTTCGCTACACTCGCCGCACAGGGGATGGCGCGACGGTCCTGCACCCGCAGGTGCCGGCGGCATGCCCTGCCGGGGAGCGCGAATGGCGATTGTCAGGCAGGGAGCGAGCCGCGCCCCGCGCGGAACGCGGCGTCACGGCATGCGCGTGCTCCTGGGCTGCGTACTGGCGGCGGCTTCGGCAGGTGCGTTGGCGGCAACCTGCGCCGACATCGAAGCCGAGGCGCTCGTGGTGGCGGAAGCCCGTGACTCCGATCCCGCCCAGGGCGTCGCACGCGGCCAGGCGCTGCTGGCCGACGTGCAGGCGATGTCGCCGCCGTGTCCCGCCGGCGAAGCCATGCTGCTCGGGGGCATCGCGAGCAACCTGCACATCCTCGGGCGCAACCACGACGCCGTCCGCGACTACCGGCAGGCGATCGCCATGCTCGGAAGCGGGACGCCGGCGCAGCTCGCGTTCCTGCATCGCGGGCTCTCCGTGGCGCTGGTGGAACTGGAGTCCTACGGGCCGGCACTCGAGCACGCCCTGGTCGCGCTGGAGGCCAGCGACGTCGCCGCCGACACGATCGGCTCGGCCAAGACCGCCGGCAACATCGGCAACCTCTACAACAGCATCGGCGAACTGGACCTGGCGCGCGATTACCACGGCCGCTCGCTGGCCGGGTTCGAGGCGACCGGCTTCAAGCCGGGGATCGCCGGCACCCTGGTCAACCTCGGTTCGGTTGCGGCCAAGGCGGGGTTGAAGGCGCTGGAGGCAAACGACGCCGACCGCGCCCGCGAGCAGCACCTGCTGCTGCGCGGCTACAACGAGCGCGCGCGCGGGATCTTCGCGGAGCTGGGCAACCTGCGCGGGGTGGCGTACGCCGACAGCAACATCGGTCTCGCGCTGGACCGCCTTGGCCAGCCGAAGGCCGCGCTGTCCCACCACACCGCGTCGCTCGCGGCACGCCGCAAGCTCGGGGACCTGTACGGCACCATCAATTCGCTGCTCAGCATCGCGTCGGCGCAGGCGCACTCCGGTCGAGGCGACGCGGCGGCAACCACGCTCGACGAGGTCGAGGCACTCATCCCCGAGGACGCCTTCAACCTGAAGAAGGAAGTCGCCGCGCAGCGCGTCCTGCTCGGCGAGGCGCGTGGCGACTTCCGCGCCGCGCTGGCGGCGCAGCGCGAGTTCAGCCGGCTGGCGGCGCTCGCCGCCGATGCCGACCAGCGCAGCGCCATCGCCGCGCTGCAGGACAGGTTCGACAGCACGCAGGCGGCGCGGGAGATCGAATCGCTGCGAAATGATGCCGAGCTGTCCGCGCTCCAGCTGCGCCGGCAGCGCCAGGTGAGCCAGCTCGGCATCCTTGCCGCCGTGCTCGCCACCGGCCTGCTGCTGCTGCTGTGGAGCCGGTTGCGGATCGGCATCTCCAGCTCACGCCAGCTGTCGGTCGCCGCGCGCACCGACTACCTGACGGCGTTGCCGAACCGTCGCCACCTCCTGGAGCTGATGCAGGTCGAGGTGCACCGCGTGGAGCGCGGAGGCAGCACGTTCTGCCTGGTGATGGCCGACCTCGACGACTTCAAGGCCATCAACGACCGCCACGGCCATGACGCCGGCGATACCGTGCTGCGCGAGGTCGCGCGCAGGCTGCGCGACGCCGTGCGCAAGCAGGACTCGATCGCGCGCTGGGGTGGCGAGGAGTTCCTGCTGCTGTTGCCGGATTCGCGCGCGGCTGGTGCCGCGTCCCTGGCGGACAAGCTCCGCCAGCGCGTGTCGGCGGAGCCGATCCTGGTCGGCCCGCAGGACACGCCGGTCTCGATCACGCTCACCATGGGCTACAGCGAGTACCGCCCGGGCACCCTGCTCGACGCCTGCATCAAGGCGGCGGATACCGCGTTGTTCGAGGGCAAGCGCAAGGGCAAGGACCGGGTGATGGCATCGCCTGCAAGCGGCAAGGACCCGGATATCGACCCGGCGCTGCCGGTCGCCGAGACAGCGGGTTAGGCGCGCGCCACCG
This Luteimonas sp. MC1572 DNA region includes the following protein-coding sequences:
- a CDS encoding MFS transporter, which codes for MSTAAADTPAAGTTKPSIWRAFAQPSAWTMFFFGFASGLPFLLVAGTLAYWLREGGIELREITMIASAGMAYSFKFLWAPLVDRWRLPLLGRLGQRRGWLLLAMLLVMVGLVAMSVFTPERLAPFVALTLAVALAGATLDIAVDAYRVEIAPPSQQGALVATYSLGYRIALIVTGALALVLADHTIWPNVYRAMAACMLVPVVACLLAPEPEVLRARTHGWAAGLREGVVEPFADFFRRFGGRIGVVLLLFILSMKISDQALIGGIIGPFYLDQGFSKTEIAAVTKVYGIWIGIVGVFLGGVAVARWGVQWPLLVAIVLGAASNLLYLALIGANGDIGMLTLVISGENLAQGFLGTAAVAYLSALVNQRYTATQYALFSSLIMLPGKVLGFYAGAIVEANEGYGAYFVLSAVLALPAVGLFFWLRRRVPLAAADDRLAADAAAQ
- a CDS encoding exodeoxyribonuclease III produces the protein MRIISFNANGLRSAARKGFFEWFAAQDADVLCVQETKAQEHQLAGPEFLPPGYKAWFRDATTKKGYSGVAIYSRQEPDEVRTALGWAPFDDEGRYIEARFGNLSVVSFYIPSGSSGELRQGFKFEVMDWLKPILDEWLASGRDYVLCGDWNIVRSRNDIRNWTSNQKNSGCLPPERAWLNGMVADACGDGLCEAPANGWRDALRVLRPEEAEYTWWSNRGAARANNVGWRIDYQFVTPALAGRVAACSVHAEPRFSDHAPLIVDYRA
- a CDS encoding GGDEF domain-containing protein, with product MRVLLGCVLAAASAGALAATCADIEAEALVVAEARDSDPAQGVARGQALLADVQAMSPPCPAGEAMLLGGIASNLHILGRNHDAVRDYRQAIAMLGSGTPAQLAFLHRGLSVALVELESYGPALEHALVALEASDVAADTIGSAKTAGNIGNLYNSIGELDLARDYHGRSLAGFEATGFKPGIAGTLVNLGSVAAKAGLKALEANDADRAREQHLLLRGYNERARGIFAELGNLRGVAYADSNIGLALDRLGQPKAALSHHTASLAARRKLGDLYGTINSLLSIASAQAHSGRGDAAATTLDEVEALIPEDAFNLKKEVAAQRVLLGEARGDFRAALAAQREFSRLAALAADADQRSAIAALQDRFDSTQAAREIESLRNDAELSALQLRRQRQVSQLGILAAVLATGLLLLLWSRLRIGISSSRQLSVAARTDYLTALPNRRHLLELMQVEVHRVERGGSTFCLVMADLDDFKAINDRHGHDAGDTVLREVARRLRDAVRKQDSIARWGGEEFLLLLPDSRAAGAASLADKLRQRVSAEPILVGPQDTPVSITLTMGYSEYRPGTLLDACIKAADTALFEGKRKGKDRVMASPASGKDPDIDPALPVAETAG